From Bombus huntii isolate Logan2020A chromosome 4, iyBomHunt1.1, whole genome shotgun sequence, one genomic window encodes:
- the LOC126864489 gene encoding uncharacterized protein LOC126864489 isoform X1, translating to MAFCSGKDKKCISVSQDHHTETEDIHRWTLPCLCDDQEEPEKPEWQELSTEDSSMSGLVGSLRGLEDNSGNTGQPYRRHSLALSLHSNLGAFPLPNNQEASPFHVVDSARRRFSNVSDVVSRKISHTIRWRTVSASIELTVSQGSSLCAQYIRNRLKRSGIFHRKLGLKRMRSAMLLPGGAVVGEVYPELVSVGAELEKMHPNLFNRVARQIGCGSFSSEQSASEAIADISREMIRNGEMTWSKVIALYAVAGGIAVDCVRQGKPEYLPAIQRGMTDVLEEDLAAWIQANGGWSALATRYRPVTKETTWYSRKLIFLFLFTVLLIFMISIFLKFVVL from the exons ATGGCATTTTGTAGTGGTAAAGACAAAAAATGCATCTCGGTGTCTCAAGATCATCATACAGAAACTGAAGATATTCATCGATGGACTTTGCCGTGTCTTTGTGACGACCAGGAAGAG CCTGAAAAGCCTGAATGGCAGGAACTCTCCACGGAGGATTCTTCAATGTCTGGGCTCGTCGGATCTTTACGTGGCTTGGAGGATAATAGTGGGAACACAGGGCAACCGTATCGTAGGCACAGCCTCGCTTTATCTCTCCACTCGAATTTAGGCGCTTTTCCGCTTCCTAACAATCAAGAAGCTTCGCCTTTTCACGTCGTCGATTCAGCACGAAGAAGATTCAGTAATGTCAGCGACGTTGTTTCCAGAAAGATTTCTCATACGATTCGATGGAGAACGGTTTCAGCTTCGATCGAGCTCACAGTATCACAG GGATCGTCGTTATGTGCTCAATACatccgaaatcgtttaaaacGATCTGGAATTTTTCACCGAAAGCTGGGTCTGAAAAGAATGAGAAGCGCCATGTTGCTTCCTGGAGGTGCAGTCGTTGGCGAAGTTTATCCAGAATTAGTATCAGTTGGAGCTGAACTGGAAAAGATGCATCCAAATTTGTTCAATCGTGTTGCACGACAAATCGGTTGTGGTAGTTTCTCATCAGAACAGTCTGCCAGCGAGGCCATTGCCGATATCTCCAGGGAAATGATCAGGAATGGAGAAATGACTTGGAGCAAAGTGATAGCCCTTTACGCGGTTGCTGGTGGTATTGCCGTAGATTGCGTACGTCAGGGTAAACCTGAATATTTACCTGCTATACAGAGAG GTATGACGGATGTATTAGAAGAAGACCTTGCAGCATGGATACAAGCTAACGGTGGATGG tcCGCTTTAGCAACACGATACAGACCTGTTACAAAAGAAACAACGTGGTATTCACGGaaacttatatttttatttttattcaccGTCTTGCTCATTTTTATGAtctctatatttttaaaatttgtagttttataa
- the LOC126864489 gene encoding bcl-2-related ovarian killer protein-like isoform X3, producing MSGLVGSLRGLEDNSGNTGQPYRRHSLALSLHSNLGAFPLPNNQEASPFHVVDSARRRFSNVSDVVSRKISHTIRWRTVSASIELTVSQGSSLCAQYIRNRLKRSGIFHRKLGLKRMRSAMLLPGGAVVGEVYPELVSVGAELEKMHPNLFNRVARQIGCGSFSSEQSASEAIADISREMIRNGEMTWSKVIALYAVAGGIAVDCVRQGKPEYLPAIQRGMTDVLEEDLAAWIQANGGWSALATRYRPVTKETTWYSRKLIFLFLFTVLLIFMISIFLKFVVL from the exons ATGTCTGGGCTCGTCGGATCTTTACGTGGCTTGGAGGATAATAGTGGGAACACAGGGCAACCGTATCGTAGGCACAGCCTCGCTTTATCTCTCCACTCGAATTTAGGCGCTTTTCCGCTTCCTAACAATCAAGAAGCTTCGCCTTTTCACGTCGTCGATTCAGCACGAAGAAGATTCAGTAATGTCAGCGACGTTGTTTCCAGAAAGATTTCTCATACGATTCGATGGAGAACGGTTTCAGCTTCGATCGAGCTCACAGTATCACAG GGATCGTCGTTATGTGCTCAATACatccgaaatcgtttaaaacGATCTGGAATTTTTCACCGAAAGCTGGGTCTGAAAAGAATGAGAAGCGCCATGTTGCTTCCTGGAGGTGCAGTCGTTGGCGAAGTTTATCCAGAATTAGTATCAGTTGGAGCTGAACTGGAAAAGATGCATCCAAATTTGTTCAATCGTGTTGCACGACAAATCGGTTGTGGTAGTTTCTCATCAGAACAGTCTGCCAGCGAGGCCATTGCCGATATCTCCAGGGAAATGATCAGGAATGGAGAAATGACTTGGAGCAAAGTGATAGCCCTTTACGCGGTTGCTGGTGGTATTGCCGTAGATTGCGTACGTCAGGGTAAACCTGAATATTTACCTGCTATACAGAGAG GTATGACGGATGTATTAGAAGAAGACCTTGCAGCATGGATACAAGCTAACGGTGGATGG tcCGCTTTAGCAACACGATACAGACCTGTTACAAAAGAAACAACGTGGTATTCACGGaaacttatatttttatttttattcaccGTCTTGCTCATTTTTATGAtctctatatttttaaaatttgtagttttataa
- the LOC126864489 gene encoding uncharacterized protein LOC126864489 isoform X2 — MRPDFQLRVQEEEEVLPMPEKPEWQELSTEDSSMSGLVGSLRGLEDNSGNTGQPYRRHSLALSLHSNLGAFPLPNNQEASPFHVVDSARRRFSNVSDVVSRKISHTIRWRTVSASIELTVSQGSSLCAQYIRNRLKRSGIFHRKLGLKRMRSAMLLPGGAVVGEVYPELVSVGAELEKMHPNLFNRVARQIGCGSFSSEQSASEAIADISREMIRNGEMTWSKVIALYAVAGGIAVDCVRQGKPEYLPAIQRGMTDVLEEDLAAWIQANGGWSALATRYRPVTKETTWYSRKLIFLFLFTVLLIFMISIFLKFVVL, encoded by the exons ATGAGACCAGACTTTCAATTGCGGGTccaggaggaggaggaggtcCTGCCAATG CCTGAAAAGCCTGAATGGCAGGAACTCTCCACGGAGGATTCTTCAATGTCTGGGCTCGTCGGATCTTTACGTGGCTTGGAGGATAATAGTGGGAACACAGGGCAACCGTATCGTAGGCACAGCCTCGCTTTATCTCTCCACTCGAATTTAGGCGCTTTTCCGCTTCCTAACAATCAAGAAGCTTCGCCTTTTCACGTCGTCGATTCAGCACGAAGAAGATTCAGTAATGTCAGCGACGTTGTTTCCAGAAAGATTTCTCATACGATTCGATGGAGAACGGTTTCAGCTTCGATCGAGCTCACAGTATCACAG GGATCGTCGTTATGTGCTCAATACatccgaaatcgtttaaaacGATCTGGAATTTTTCACCGAAAGCTGGGTCTGAAAAGAATGAGAAGCGCCATGTTGCTTCCTGGAGGTGCAGTCGTTGGCGAAGTTTATCCAGAATTAGTATCAGTTGGAGCTGAACTGGAAAAGATGCATCCAAATTTGTTCAATCGTGTTGCACGACAAATCGGTTGTGGTAGTTTCTCATCAGAACAGTCTGCCAGCGAGGCCATTGCCGATATCTCCAGGGAAATGATCAGGAATGGAGAAATGACTTGGAGCAAAGTGATAGCCCTTTACGCGGTTGCTGGTGGTATTGCCGTAGATTGCGTACGTCAGGGTAAACCTGAATATTTACCTGCTATACAGAGAG GTATGACGGATGTATTAGAAGAAGACCTTGCAGCATGGATACAAGCTAACGGTGGATGG tcCGCTTTAGCAACACGATACAGACCTGTTACAAAAGAAACAACGTGGTATTCACGGaaacttatatttttatttttattcaccGTCTTGCTCATTTTTATGAtctctatatttttaaaatttgtagttttataa